The Pelmatolapia mariae isolate MD_Pm_ZW linkage group LG9, Pm_UMD_F_2, whole genome shotgun sequence genome has a segment encoding these proteins:
- the shha gene encoding sonic hedgehog protein produces MLLWTKIALVGLICLSLVSSGMGCGPGRGYGRRRHPKKLTPLAYKQFIPNVAEKTLGASGKYEGKITRNSERFKELTPNYNTDIIFKDEENTGADRLMTQRCKDKLNSLAISVMNQWPGVKLRVTEGWDEDGHHLEDSLHYEGRAVDITTSDRDKSKYGTLSRLAVEAGFDWVYYESKAHIHCSVKAENSVAAKSGGCFPGSSTVTLQDGTKKAVKDLKSGDRVMTADDDGNVIYTDFIMFIDRDSMLRRIFYVIETDSGQKITLTAAHLLFVSRNSSSEAEKRMSAIFASQVQPGQKVFVFDAERSRFEPVTVKRIYTQSHEGSFAPVTAQGTIVVDQVLASCYAVIEDHDLAHWALAPVRLAHWVSSFLFSSQPPSSVQNEGVHWYSKILYQLGTWLLDSHSIHPLGMSVYPS; encoded by the exons atgctgctctGGACCAAAATCGCGTTGGTCGGTCTCATCTGCTTGTCCTTGGTATCCTCTGGGATGGGATGCGGACCGGGCAGGGGCTACGGCAGGAGAAGACATCCGAAGAAGCTGACACCTCTTGCGTACAAGCAGTTCATCCCCAACGTCGCGGAGAAGACCCTCGGGGCAAGCGGCAAATACGAAGGCAAGATCACAAGAAACTCCGAGCGATTTAAAGAACTGACTCCCAATTATAACACAGACATCATATTCAAGGATGAGGAGAACACCGGTGCTGACAGGCTAATGACTCAG AGATGTAAAGACAAGCTGAACTCGCTAGCCATCTCCGTGATGAACCAGTGGCCCGGAGTGAAGCTGCGGGTCACCGAGGGCTGGGACGAGGACGGACACCATTTAGAAGACTCTCTTCACTACGAGGGCAGAGCCGTGGACATCACCACTTCAGACAGAGACAAGAGCAAATACGGCACTCTGTCCAGGCTGGCGGTGGAAGCTGGATTTGACTGGGTCTACTATGAATCCAAGGCCCACATCCACTGCTCCGTGAAAGCAG AAAATTCTGTGGCAGCAAAGTCAGGCGGCTGCTTCCCCGGATCCTCCACGGTCACCCTTCAGGATGGCACCAAGAAAGCAGTCAAAGATCTCAAAAGCGGAGACAGGGTCATGACAGCAGATGACGACGGAAATGTAATTTACACCGACTTCATCATGTTTATAGACCGAGATTCGATGCTGAGGAGGATCTTCTATGTGATCGAAACCGACTCGGGCCAGAAAATAACCCTCACCGCCGCGCACCTCCTCTTCGTCAGCCGCAACAGCTCCAGCGAGGCGGAGAAGCGGATGTCTGCGATTTTCGCCAGTCAAGTCCAGCCTGGACAGAAAGTGTTCGTCTTTGACGCAGAGCGAAGTCGATTTGAGCCTGTGACCGTCAAACGGATTTACACGCAAAGTCACGAGGGTTCCTTTGCGCCTGTGACCGCGCAGGGGACCATCGTGGTGGACCAGGTCCTTGCGTCCTGTTACGCAGTGATCGAAGACCACGACTTGGCACACTGGGCCCTGGCACCCGTCAGGCTCGCCCACTGGGTGTCCTCGTTCCTATTTAGCTCCCAGCCTCCAAGCagtgtacaaaacgaaggagtgCACTGGTACTCCAAAATCCTTTATCAATTAGGGACATGGCTCTTGGACAGCCACTCGATCCATCCACTTGGAATGTCGGTATACCCAAGTTGA